The following is a genomic window from Antechinus flavipes isolate AdamAnt ecotype Samford, QLD, Australia chromosome 3, AdamAnt_v2, whole genome shotgun sequence.
CCATTGGTGAAGTTGATTTCTTGAACCCAAGTGTAAAAGTTTacatttatcattcattcatttcttgaaCCCAAGTGTAAAAGTTTACATTTATCATTCATTTCTCCTGATGAAATTCAGCCCCGTTGGTCTAGTTGGTCAATATCTTCTGTCTTCCACTGGTGAAGTTGATTTCTTGAATCCAAGTATAAAACTTCACACTTAACCTTCATTTCTCCTGATGAAATTCAGCCCCATTGGTCTCGTGGCCCACTATATGACTATCTTCCACTGGTAAAGTTGATTTCTTGAACCCAAGTGTAAAATTTACACTTATCCCTCATTCATTTCTTCTCATGAAATTCTCGGAGACTGTGTCAGGGAATCAGAACAAATCTAAGCAGTCCTGCCAAGCTGGGAAAGCCTTCCGCCCAAGTCCAACTAACCTTGCAGAGCCTTGAATAGGCTTGTCACCAGAAGGTTGGCCAGAAGGGGAAGAGAACACTGTGGTTCTGGAGGATTGGGGAGGGTTTTCCCATAGGCTGTGTCTATCCTGAGtctgggaggaagaggaggattctACAGagcagagacaaggagagagggCTTGACCTATGGGTTTGCAAAGAACCAGAGGAGGTAAGGCTGAAGTTGAGAAAGCTCTCCTCTCCCAATCGAACTAGAAATGTGGGAGGGAAATTGGGGGGAAAAGGCAGAAAAGGCCAGCCCTCCGAGCTGGCTCCATAGAGAAGCAATTGGATCTGGAGCTACAGACTGGATCATGTAACCTCTTGTAAAACTTGGGGCTCTTAAAAGAACACAGAATCTGGAGTCGGAGGTCTTGGGATTGAGTTCCAGGTCTGCCATTTAATGACATGAcaacctctctgggcttcagtttctcatctgtaaaataagcctcTGAGGTCCATTCCTAGGTCCTGCTGCCGTTGAGAAAATCAGGTCAATGGAGAGCTCTTTGTGAGCCTTCGGGCTATAACTTTTTATTCTCCTTATTAAAGCCTGGGCTGCTAGTCTGTGCTTTAGCCTctaggtgatagggagccaccaGAGGATTATGAGCAGGGGAGGGAAGATCAGGATTCCTTTGACAAATGTTACCGGTAACCATGGAAAGAGGCAGTTGCCGGAGACTGGAGGAACGCAGGCAGATGGCTGATGACAGAGTGAGCTGAGATTTGTATTGGAGGGGGGAATGGAAGGTGGGGAGTTCAtgtaaggaaggagaaagggtatGAGGGCTAAGAAAGGCCATTAATGGGCGAAGTCAATGGCTGAAGAGCTCCGTGGTAcgttggggaggggggaatagAGCAAGACCAAAGGTGGGGGTAGGTTGTGGAAGTGGGGAAGCAGGGTGTCTGGACCCCGCGCCCCAGCAATACTCCAGCACGCGATGGCCGACACGTGAGAACGAAGAAGTGAGCAGCTGTTGCCCCTTCAATAGCATATTGGAACGCGACGCGGGCCTTCATGATCCTGGCGGCTCTCTGCTGCTTTGTGGGGATTGTCATCGGGATCCTGGCCTTTGCCCAGCTGCCCACCTTCCACCGGCTCACGCGCCCCTTCTCGGCGGGCATTATGTTCTTTATCTCCAGTAAGTGACCCCCCTCTTTCCTCTTTGCCGACCTTCGCCCTCCCCAGCTCTGTCCGGACCCTTCCCAAGGACAGCCATGACCGCTCCCGGCCCTCAGTCCTGGCTCGAGCCCATCCCCAGCTCTCGCCCCAGTCCGTCCCTGACTCTAGAACCAGAAATCCTACTTTTAGTCCTAAATCTAGCACCATCTCCTCCCCCCCAGTCCCATGGCCATTCCCATTTTCAGTCACCTCACCACCCCTCCTCCCACGCTTCTCTCCGAGGGGGGGGTCAGGGTGCCCCCAGCCCCATCCCCTCCCCCGCCGCACCCCCAGATCCATcccggccccctccccccagtttcTAGCCTTCCCCGCCCTGTCTCTGTCCAGCTCTCTTCGTCCTCCTCGCCATGGCCATCTACACGGGAGTCACCGTCAGCTTCCTGGGCCGCCGCTTCGGGGACTGGCGCTTCTCCTGGTCCTACATTCTGGGTTGGGTGTCTTTGCTCATGACCTTCTTTGCAGGTAACTATAGACCCGGTGAGAGGCCGGGGCTTGGGGCTGAGAGGGCCTGGACCCTTGGCCTGGGTCCCCTCAGACCTTCCCTCCTTGTAGGGATATTTTACATGTGCGCCTACCGAATGCATGAATGTCGCCGCCTTTCCGGACCCCGCTGAGCCCGGGCGCCGTCCAGGGGGCCCTGGAGCCGTCCTGTCCCCgaccccggccccggccccctcCCCTTGGATCCGACTTCAGTGAAGGAGCAGCAGGAAGCCCGGTCCCCGAGGGGCTGGGCTCGGGCGGTCTGGCTGCTTGAGGCTCTGAGGGAGTAGAGCTGGGCTGGCctgcatctgggggaggggagagtgggCTCGGACATCTGGGCCCCCGGGGGCAGCCGCGGGAGCCGCATCTCTGGGCCCCTGAAGAATCTGGGGACAGGACTCTGAATGTCTGGGGGCTAgcctgggggggggaggatggaAAGGCTTGTTCTGACCTCCAATAAAACTACTGCGAAGCCCACTCGTGGTCTCTGAGTCAACATTTGTCCAGCGGTTGTTGGGCCCCCCAGGGACGGCTCAGGAACCCCGGATGCGCGACCGGCCAGACGTGGGGCTCGTGGCCTGGGGATCGAGGCCTCTGTGCCTCTGGCGGGGCCGGGGGGATGAAGGACTGACCGTCCAGGCCCCTCgaagggggggggggctggggaAAAGCGTTCCGTGGCAGTTGAAGGAGTCTCCCAGGAGCTGTGGAATCATGATCATGGCTAAACTGGCCAAGCTGCGTTGCAACTTCATCTCCACCATCCCGGCATTGCTTTTCATCAAAAGTATCACCATCCTGGGCGTCATCTTCTTTAACCCCTCCTGGGCTTTCTTCTATAACTATGAATACGAGGCCTTGGTGATGGCCAACCCATGGGTCATATGCGTGAGGAAGCAGTGTAAGGTCATCAAGCACATCGGTAAGGCCCCGACCCCGCCTCGCCTCCCGCGCTGCGCTCTGGGCTTCCTTCTCCCCCCAGTCCCAACCTGTGACCTCGGGGGTATgacccctctcctcccctctcccccgtGTGTCAGCCATCTCTGGGCCCGGACTCTTTAACTAGTGACGGATGTGGTCCAGCTTTCAACATCGCCCCTGGGATGGGTGACTGGGAACCTGCAGCACCAGGCGGCGTGGGATGAGTGCTAGTCCCTGCCCTTCCAAACGGCGCTTCCCCTTTCCTACCTGACACTAGTGGCTGGACGCCTGATCAATAACTCCTCGCTCCTGCTTCCTAACCTCTGACCCCCTTCCCTTCCAGCATCCCCGAACCTGATCCCTCGGTCGGGCCCCCCTCATCAACTCCCACCATCCCCTTTGGTTTTACTCAGTAAGATTAACCTTTATCTCTTCCCTAACCCTAGTTGATCCTCATCAACTCTGGGCAAAGAACAGACCAGGATTTAACCTTTTGGCAACCTGGCTTGTGTGTAAAAGGTAGAGAGACTTGGaggacaattcaattcaattccacagACATTTATGGAGGGCTTGTGGTCTACAGGGCCTTACGCTCAGCGCTAGGGAAGCaaacaaaatgaaaccaaaaaaccATCTCGTGACAAATGGTCAAACAGCACGTCTACAGCCGATGCTCCCATTTTGACCGAGTTGGTTTAACTCTGCCCAATCATTCTAGAGTTCTCAGCGTGCatttagtaaacatttactatgtgtcagggatttctgggaatataaagaaaggggaaaaatccaGCCCCTGTCCTTAGGATTTCACCACCCGTAGCCAACCTAGGGGTGAGATCCTCAGAACTTAGTAAGAGATCATTAGATGAATCATCATGATGATTATTCTTGTTATGTTGACAATATTGATATAATTAAGAGGTAttcattatatttctattattctaGTGAATTAGCATTGATGAGTAATCATATAATTAATACTTAACTAgttgttttattgatatattaattatattggtATGTTTGTACTTGATATAATTAACGTATTATGTCAATAATAGCTCACATTGATGTAGTGTTTTAAGGTATCCAAAGTGCTTTCCACATATGATCTCGTTCATTCTCAAAACATGAGATCTGGGGGATCGAGAggttatttttattcccattttacagatgagaaatgtctgaggcaagtttccaattcagttcttcctaactccaagactTTCCACTCTAACCACCAATTGAgagcttttattttttcacttgagTCTTTTGAGGAACCCTGGGTTATCTCCTTGCCATGACTAGGTTGAAATCTAAATGAGGGAagcaaacattgattaagcacctactatgtgccaggcactatgcttagTGCTTTCcgagtattatctcatttgattttcacaacaactttgaagggaattgtcattattatcccccattttatagttgggaaaaCTTAAGgctgaaagaggttaagtgacttgtcagcacaaagtcacacagctttCAGTGGTTCATATATCCATATTGGTTATGTttgtgagagaaaacacagatcgaaaaacataaaacataaaaaactaAAGCGAAAAATAGTTTGCTTTGTTCTGCACACACAAGTTCTTATTCTGGatgtgtatagcatttttcactatgaatatgttttggctcattgttttgctgagaaaagctaagtcaatTATAGTTAGTCATCACACAGAgttactgttactatgtacaatgttctcttagttttgctTAATTCACTTTGTATGAGTTCATCTAagttttcctaggtttttctgaaatcatctcattcaccatttcttatagcagaataatattccattacaaacatacatcaaaacttgttcagccattacccaaattacaattctttgttaccacaaaaagagcttctatacattttttgtataaattggttcttttccctttaaaaaatatgtttggggaatatgaataaacattttgcaaagaagaaattaaagccatttcttgtCATGTGAAAAagtattctaaatcacttttgattagagaaatgcaaattaaaacaactctgatctatcacttcacacctttcaaattggctaaaGAAAAGGTCatgataaaagttggaggggatgtcagaaaattgagacactaatgcattgttggtggaattgtgaaaggatacaatcattctgaagagcaatttggagctctccaaagggctttaaaactcaaaggtctataaaactgggcataccctttgacccagcagtgtcattactgggtctgtatcccaaggaaatcataaaagagggatgtgcaaggatgaatgttgaaaattatctttgaatgtatttggaaaaacaaaataatatttattttatttttacaaaataatatttaaaaatatctttcacaTATAGAATTTATATTGCTATTTctggtcaaaggacatgcacaattttatagtcctttgctcctagttccaaattgctcttcagaatagttggatcagttcacaattctaccaatggagtattagtgttccaattttcctacatgccctccaatatttgtcagtTTGTTTTTCTGTCACATCAGTCAacctgatagatgtgaggtaCTTGGagttgttttaacatatatttttctaatcatcattgatttggatttcttcctctgaaaactgcctgtttgtaTCATTTGACCAcatatcatttgaggaatgacttattttcttatatatttgattctGTTCCATTAAATATTTGAGCAACGAGGCCTATATCAGAGACATTTGCTATAAATTCCCCCTCACCTCCGGCTTtcagcttttcttctaattttggctgtactgattttgtttgtgcaaaccctttaaatttaatattaaaattattcattttacatctcataattctatctcttgtttagtaATAAGTTCTTTCCTTGTCCATAGATctgataaactattccatgctccccTGATTTTCCTATGATCTCACTCTTTCTATCTAAGCCCtgtaccaattttgaccttatcttgggacACGGTGTAACATGttagtctatacctagtttctgtcaaatTATTTAACAATTTTCCCTGAATTTTATCGAATAGAGAATTCTTGTccccaaagcttggatctttctgtttttcaaataCTACATTATTGTGATCATTGACTACTGTGTATTCTATACCTGATCTATgccactgattcaccactctatgATTATTAGTATGGATAGGACATCTTCTTTCACATTTCCccccattaattttcttgatattcttcaccttttgttcttccagatgaattttattatgtaGTTCAATTGGCATGGCACTGTATACATAATTTAATTTgagtaaaattgttatttttattatactggctcAACCCATCCATaagctatttttttctgattgtttagatctgattttatctgTGTGAAAAGTACTCTGTAATTGTGTTTTTATAGTCCCTGGATTTATCTTAGCATGTAGAtatccaagtattttatattgtctactgttaagggacaga
Proteins encoded in this region:
- the LIM2 gene encoding lens fiber membrane intrinsic protein, producing MYSFMGGGLFCAWVGNILLVVATATDHWMQYRLSGAFAHQGLWRYCLSNKCYLQTESIAYWNATRAFMILAALCCFVGIVIGILAFAQLPTFHRLTRPFSAGIMFFISTLFVLLAMAIYTGVTVSFLGRRFGDWRFSWSYILGWVSLLMTFFAGIFYMCAYRMHECRRLSGPR